One Papaver somniferum cultivar HN1 chromosome 10, ASM357369v1, whole genome shotgun sequence genomic window carries:
- the LOC113317974 gene encoding homeobox protein LUMINIDEPENDENS-like — translation MELSTEVSTTTTLMEVDIGNSTESLQRFLELQKDLFHSQIDQLQNIVITQCKLTGANPLSQEMAAGALSINIGKKPRDLLNPKAVKYMQSVFSIKDTISKKESREISALCGVTLTQVREYFASQRSRVRKFVRLAREKAIKTDVPKTLQDGCSTGSDPSAPLIDQAPLNSISDQATLNCTDDQAPLDTVNDQAPSDPIADQSLLNPVIDPAPLNIIINQAPLNTIIDQAQLDSVIDRAPLNTMDPMVIQEGPSSSLQEENFPGIDASDKNFVENIFDMMRKEETFSGQVKLMEWIMRIQNASVLYRFLTKGGLMILAAWLSDAAIEEQTTVLLVILKVLCHLPLQKALPLQMSAVLQTVNRLRFYRTSDISNRAKVLLTRWSKLFVRSHTLNKPSHTDSRSNMQRGISKKQRTSEMINNEMQSNVDIPEDIIAFSLEGSENCRKQEPPQTLKLLAAPGDDTNKRNMRGASFQSRERRKVLLVEQPGRNTTDRSLHVARPVNPNQGRPMSADDIQKAKMRAMFMRSKYGKSGSSPKENQQPKTEGPSRASVSQPGHLLTPSISSPVRPKIEEIRKSLVPSSENSPVKPQIEEMKESVILPSENSPVRPQIEEMRETVVFSSVTSPVRPHIEEMGKPIVLSSKTSPVRLQPEEMRESVLLPSGTSPVRPEIEDIRKPLVFSSETTTTLLETSIRSKPSLSPQNRPSLDKLKRDRISWQMPPEIKINSLWRVGVGENSKEIEIQSNRIRRERETIYQRIQDIPSDPKKPWDQEMDYDDTLTPEIPTEQPLDVDTAENNSSYHQETVTGPSTSYSVPVNTGSVAAEPEPDLELLAVLLKNPDLVFALTSGQGGNISSEETVKLLDMIKKNGLGQTTGVSNGFVGGNHPTNMDMTSLPSPTPPSEIRMNRWRSEVAKDPITLAAAHTISVSDQRHPTGLRQPENSILDYHMQQAQSNQHHQPVLNPEYFATGLIQQSSPPSSFPNQQAQLRTNPYINQVQQQSTISSLQQSILATALPLLQPEAAYNYGQVHNHSTKPATVPSLQEPAAQMSWQWNEVSRPSWERNEYVREQDIRYSSPDSNMDYGNGWDSTGISGGGAGRGRNSRSSNLSRRRDFDRRDLPRNGGSRTWRR, via the exons ATGGAGTTATCGACGGAGGTTTCTACGACTACTACTCTAATGGAAGTAGATATTGGGAATTCTACAGAGTCTTTACAAAGATTCTTGGAATTACAAAAAGACCTATTTCATAGTCAGATTGATCAGCTTCAAAATATTGTTATAACACAATGTAAACTTACTGGTGCTAATCCTCTTTCTCAAGAAATG GCAGCTGGTGCATTATCGATTAATATTG GTAAAAAGCCTAGGGATTTGCTTAATCCCAAAGCCGTTAAGTACATGCAATCAGTCTTTTCTATCAAAGACACGATAAGTAAGAAGGAATCTCGTGAGATAAGTGCTCTTTGTGGTGTTACATTAACACAG GTTCGAGAGTATTTTGCTAGTCAACGTTCAAGAGTAAGGAAGTTTGTTCGCTTGGCAAGGGAGAAGGCAATTAAGACTGATGTACCTAAGACACTTCAAGATGGGTGCTCCACTGGTTCTGATCCATCTGCACCTCTTATTGACCAAGCTCCCTTGAACTCCATTAGTGATCAAGCTACCTTGAACTGTACTGATGATCAAGCTCCCTTGGACACTGTCAATGATCAAGCTCCCTCAGACCCAATAGCTGACCAGTCTTTGTTAAACCCTGTTATAGATCCAGCTCCGCTAAACATTATTATCAATCAGGCTCCTTTGAATACCATTATTGATCAAGCTCAGTTAGATTCTGTAATTGATAGAGCTCCCTTAAACACTATGGATCCTATGGTTATTCAAGAAGGACCTTCCAGTTCATTGCAAGAGGAAAACTTTCCTGGAATAGATGCTTCTGATAAAAATTTtgttgagaatatttttgatATGATGCGGAAAGAGGAGACATTTTCCGGGCAGGTGAAGCTGATGGAGTGGATCATGCGTATACAAAATGCTTCAGTTTTATACCG GTTTTTAACCAAAGGTGGTCTGATGATTTTGGCGGCCTGGTTAAGTGATGCAGCTATTGAAGAGCAAACCACTGTTCTTCTTGTTATTCTTAAG GTACTTTGTCACCTTCCATTACAAAAAGCTCTTCCTCTCCAGATGTCGGCAGTATTGCAAACTGTTAATAGGCTGCGGTTTTACCGAACATCAG ACATATCAAACAGGGCAAAAGTTCTGTTGACAAGATGGAGCAAACTATTTGTTAGAAGCCACACCTTGAATAAACCCTCCCATACGGATTCCCGAAGCAATATGCAGAGGGGCatttcaaaaaaacagag GACCTCTGAGATGATTAACAATGAAATGCAGTCGAATGTTGATATCCCT GAGGACATTATTGCTTTTAGTTTGGAAGGTTCAGAAAATTGCAG GAAACAAGAACCTCCCCAGACACTAAAGTTGCTCGCAGCTCCTGGAGATGATACAAATAAGCGAAACATGCGCGGTGCATCTTTCC AATCAAGAGAACGGCGAAAAGTTCTCCTAGTGGAACAGCCTGGACGGAACACCACTGACAGAAGCCTTCATGTTGCAAGACCTGTTAATCCTAACCAAGGCCGTCCCATGTCAGCTGATGATATTCAAAAAGCCAAGATGCGGGCAATGTTCATGAGGAGCAAATATGGAAAGAGTGGATCATCCCCTAAAGAAAATCAACAGCCAAAGACCGAAGGTCCAAGCAGGGCATCAGTTTCTCAGCCTGGTCATTTGCTTACACCGTCAATTAGTTCGCCTGTGAGGCCAAAAATTGAGGAAATAAGAAAATCTTTAGTACCTTCCTCAGAAAATTCTCCTGTTAAGCCACAAATTGAGGAAATGAAAGAATCTGTAATACTTCCATCAGAAAATTCTCCTGTTAGGCCACAAATCGAGGAAATGAGAGAAACCGTAGTATTTTCATCAGTAACTTCTCCTGTTAGGCCACATATTGAGGAAATGGGAAAACCCATAGTACTTTCATCAAAAACTTCTCCTGTTAGGCTCCAACCCGAGGAAATGCGAGAATCTGTACTACTTCCATCAGGAACTTCTCCCGTTAGGCCAGAAATTGAGGATATCAGAAAACCTTTAGTATTTTCCTCAGAAACTACTACTACTTTGCTGGAAACATCAATTCGTTCAAAGCCGAGCTTGAGCCCTCAGAATCGTCCCTCACTGGATAAGTTGAAGAGGGATCGAATCTCATGGCAGATGCCACCAG AGATAAAAATCAACAGTCTATGGAGAGTTGGTGTGGGCGAAAATAGCAAAGAAATTGAAATTCAAAGCAACAGGATCAGAAGGGAGAGAGAAACTATCTATCAGAGGATTCAAGATATCCCATCTGATCCGAAGAAGCCATGGGATCAGGAAATGGATTATGATGATACCCTAACCCCAGAAATTCCAACAGAACAACCTCTAGATGTTGATACTGCAGAAAATAACTCATCTTACCATCAAGAAACTGTGACAGGACCTTCCACCTCTTACTCGGTTCCTGTTAATACTGGAAGTGTTGCTGCTGAACCAGAACCTGATCTTGAATTATTGGCGGTGCTTCTCAAGAACCCTGATTTGGTTTTTGCATTAACTTCTGGACAAGGTGGAAATATTAGTAGTGAGGAGACAGTTAAGTTGCTTGACATGATTAAGAAAAATGGATTAGGCCAAACAACTGGTGTTTCAAATGGGTTTGTTGGCGGGAACCACCCTACGAATATGGATATGACATCTCTTCCTTCACCAACTCCTCCATCAGAAATTAGAATG AATCGATGGAGGTCAGAAGTTGCCAAGGACCCCATTACGCTTGCTGCGGCTCACACCATTTCTGTATCAGACCAGCGCCATCCAACAGGTCTAAGGCAGCCTGAAAATTCAATATTGGATTACCACATGCAGCAGGCGCAGTCAAACCAGCATCATCAGCCAGTATTGAATCCTGAATATTTTGCAACAGGACTAATTCAACAGTCAAGCCCACCCTCTAGCTTTCCCAACCAACAAGCgcaactaagaactaacccttatATTAACCAAGTACAACAACAATCCACCATCAGTTCACTGCAACAAAGTATTCTGGCTACAGCATTGCCATTGCTGCAACCAGAAGCAGCATATAACTATGGGCAAGTGCATAATCACAGCACGAAGCCAGCCACAGTTCCAAGTTTACAAGAGCCAGCTGCTCAAATGTCATGGCAGTGGAATGAAGTAAGCAGACCTTCATGGGAGAGAAATGAGTACGTGAGAGAGCAGGATATCCGGTATTCGAGTCCAGATAGTAATATGGACTATGGAAATGGGTGGGATAGTACTGGTATTAGTGGCGGTGGAGCTGGCCGTGGCAGGAATTCTAGGAGTTCTAATTTGTCAAGGAGACGGGATTTTGACCGTCGAGACCTACCTAGAAACGGTGGGAGTAGGACATGGCGTAGATGA